One genomic region from Prunus persica cultivar Lovell chromosome G3, Prunus_persica_NCBIv2, whole genome shotgun sequence encodes:
- the LOC18766044 gene encoding UPF0481 protein At3g47200, producing the protein MTESNIDDDSVMGNTDNATAAGNDLKNQSSGLSENRKEDELLASSIRKKLPQQSSSLACSCIFRIPHILRRGNENVFVPNLVSIGPYHHGHEDLKAMEEIKQWYLHCLLERRGNQEASVMSFVKGIRSMEKYCRDCYGEKVNLSSDDFVEIMVVDGCFIIELFRKYITDAGKCAIKVFPERDDPVFNTAWMIAALLYDLLLLENQIPWRVLDCLFKLTRENDETEETSLSQLTLYYFEFYTLGRYPKKIEETGSKHLLDFIRRCLLGGTKEDSNNIHPNSDWAPIPSVTELLQAGVKFRRTDDSMLNITFENGVMKIPPIVVNENGESLFRNLIVYEQCEASVYECKITSYAVVLDNLINTSSDVDILIQKGILLTHLSKEDIASFFNKLYNNTIPGHFSYKELTDKVNEHYHRRFNRWKTILARDYFNNPWSTLAFAGALLGLGLTFMQTLYAILAYKAPTSDEGYHYP; encoded by the coding sequence ATGACAGAGAGCAATATAGATGATGACTCGGTGATGGGAAATACAGATAATGCAACAGCAGCAGGAAATGATTTGAAGAATCAAAGTTCGGGTTTGAGTGAGAATAGAAAGGAAGACGAGTTATTAGCATCCTCGATTCGAAAAAAGCTTCCTCAGCAGTCTTCTTCACTCGCATGTAGCTGCATATTTCGAATCCCTCATATATTACGCAGGGGTAATGAAAATGTTTTTGTTCCAAACTTAGTTTCAATTGGGCCATATCACCATGGACATGAGGACCTGAAAGCCATGGAAGAAATTAAACAATGGTATTTGCATTGTCTCCTTGAGCGTAGAGGCAATCAGGAGGCCAGTGTGATGTCCTTTGTGAAAGGCATTAGAAGCATGGAAAAATACTGTCGTGATTGCTACGGAGAAAAGGTTAATTTAAGTAGTGATGACTTTGTGGAAATAATGGTGGTTGATGGTTGCTTTATAATTGAACTCTTCCGCAAGTACATTACTGACGCTGGAAAGTGTGCAATAAAGGTTTTCCCAGAAAGGGATGATCCTGTGTTCAACACAGCATGGATGATCGCGGCGCTCCTATACGACTTGCTTCTACTTGAAAATCAGATTCCTTGGAGAGTTCTCGACTGTTTATTCAAGCTCACAAGGGAAAACGATGAAACAGAAGAAACTTCTCTATCTCAGCTTACTCTCTACTACTTTGAGTTTTACACCTTAGGGCGATAtccaaagaaaattgaagaaacgGGAAGCAAGCATTTACTTGACTTTATAAGAAGATGTTTACTAGGAGGAACAAAAGAGGATAGTAATAATATTCATCCTAACTCAGATTGGGCTCCAATCCCTAGTGTCACAGAGCTTCTACAAGCTGGAGTCAAATTTCGACGTACTGACGATAGCATGCTCAACATAACCTTTGAAAATGGAGTTATGAAAATTCCACCGATTGTGGTTAATGAAAATGGCGAGTCCCTTTTCAGAAATCTCATTGTTTACGAGCAGTGCGAAGCCAGCGTGTATGAATGTAAAATTACATCTTATGCTGTGGTGTTGGATAACCTGATCAACACCAGCTCGGATGTGGACATTCTGATACAGAAAGGAATTTTACTTACCCATTTAAGCAAGGAGGATATAGCTAGCTTTTTCAATAAGCTTTACAATAACACCATCCCTGGCCATTTCTCTTATAAAGAGCTCACTGACAAAGTGAATGAGCACTATCACCGTCGCTTCAATAGATGGAAAACAATTCTCGCACGTGATTATTTCAACAATCCATGGTCAACTTTGGCATTTGCTGGTGCCCTcttgggtttgggtttgacCTTCATGCAAACCTTATATGCCATCCTGGCTTACAAGGCTCCTACAAGTGATGAAGGCTATCATTATCCATGA